CGGCGGGCAGCGGCACGGCGACGCTTGGCGGCTACGGCCGCGACCTCGTTGACATGGAGAAGATCGGGCCGGCGCAACTGGTGCTCGCCGCGGCGCGCGCGACCGACGATCCCCGTGCCCCGATGCTCGCGTCTGCCGTTCAACAGGCGCTGCAGGACCAGGCCACGCTTGTCCCGTGGGGCGGCTGGGATCCGTTTCTCGATCCGCTTTTCAACCTGCGGAGCAACTCCGGCTACAAGGGCAGCACGCCCGTCCTCACGTTCTTCATCACCGAGAAGGCGCGCACCGCGCTCCGCGGCTACCTCAGCGGCTCCGGCTCCCAGGGCGTGCAGGCGTTGCTCAAGCTGCACCCGCTCACCAAGACCGGCCGCTTCGTGCCGGCGGCGCAGCCCGGCGGGCAGCCGCTCGATGCGCTCATCCTGCTGACGGGACTCCTCTATCAGGGCGAGCGGCTCTCCGCGCCGCTGCAGCGGGAGCTGCGGGCGCTCACCGACGTCGCGCTGCGGGAGAAGCAGTTGGGCGAGCTCGAACCCTTCTGCATCAACCTGCTGTCGCTCGGGCGGCGGCTTGACTGGACGCAGCTCTCCGAACTGCTGCGGCGCACCGACAGCGTGAAGACAGTGGGCGAGTACGCGCACCTCGCGCGGGTGGCGCCCAACCAGCTCCCGCTCATCTACGCGGCCGCGCTGTTCTCCGATTCCTCGGACCGCGTCGCGTTGTACCTGATCACGTTCGGCAAGGCCGGCCTCGATGACCTGAAGGCGGCGCTCGGCTACGGCCAGGGCGCCGTGAAGCAGTTGCTCCTTCATCAGGTGCCGATCAATCGCACCGCCGGCGGCAGCTTTGGTTCCGCCGCGGAACTCGCGCTGAAATACCCGCAGCTGATGCTCGCGCTGAAGTACATCGGCTACTTTCTCGGCGTCTGGCTGGTGCTGCGCGGTCTCGACCGGTGGCTCGTTGCGCCGGGCGGCGCGCCGGGCATGCCCGCGGCCATGGGCCACATGAAGGCCGGCATGCTCGCGGTGCTGTTCGCCATGCTTCTGGTCGTGGTCACCGAGCCCTTTCTCTTGAAGGCCGCGCCGCCCTCGGAATTCCAGCTCCGGCTCCCGGTCCTGGTTGCCATCTCGAACTCGCCCGTCGCCCCACCGTCTCAACCGCCACCCACCATGGATACTTCCACCCTGCTCTCGATCGGGTTCTTCGCCGCCCTTCAGGTTGCGATGTACTTCATCTGCCTCCTGAAGATTCGCGAGGTGGCCCGCCAACCGCTGTCACCGCTGGTCAAACTACGGCTGATGGAGAACGAGGAGAACCTCTTCGACGGCGGCCTCTACGTCGGCATCGGCGGCACCGCCACGGCCCTCGTGTTGCAGGTGCTCGGCGTGATCGAGCCCAACCTCCTCGCCGCCTATTCCTCCAACCTCTTCGGCATCACGTGCGTGGCGCTCGTGAAGATCCGGCACGTGCGCCCCTACAAGCAGCAGCTGATCCTCGAAGGCCAGATCGGCGCCGCGCCGGTGCGCGAGCCGAATGAGCCCTCGCTGTCCTCGGGTCGAAGCTCGGCCGCGCTATGAACAAGACGCTGCTGCTGATCCTCTGCGACTTCCTGCTCCTGAATCTCCTCGCGCTCACGCGCTGGGAGAAGGCGGAGCCGCCGCGGCCGCGTCAGCCGCCGGTGCCGGAGCTCGCGGCCAACGCCGTGACGAAGGACCAGGACCTCGTGGAAACCATGCGGCTGTCGCTCGCCGACCAGCAGGCCGCGCGGGACGAACTCGCCCAGAAACTGTCCGCCGCCGACGCGGCGCTCGCCGCGCGGGAACAGAGCCTGACGCAGCTTCAGACCGAGCGCGCCCGCCTGGCGCAGGAACGCGAGGCGGCCGCGACCGCGCTCACCGCCACGCAGAAGACGGCGGAGGAACTCCAGCAAAAGGTGGCGGCCGCGAGCCAGGAGGCGACACTCACCCGGGAGCAGTTGGCGGAGCTGCAGCGCGATCTGGCGCTAAAGCAGGCGGAGGCCGAGCGGCAGCGACGCGAACTCGAGGCGCTCAGCAAATCCCACGCTGATGCGCGCAAACAGATCGAGGGGCTCACGATGGCGGTCGTCGTCGCGGAGCAGGAGAAGAAGAACCTGCGCGAGACGGCGGACGCCCTGAAGACGCAGGTCCAGGCGGAGCGCACCGAACGCATCAAGGTGCAGGAGGCCACGACGCAGCTCGCCCAAGGCGTGGGACAGTTGGCGGAGAAATCCGGCGAGCTTTCGAAGGAGATCCGCGAGAACCGCCCCATCAACGCCAACGTCCTCTTCAACGAGTTCCAATCGAACCGCGTCACGACGACGCTGACCGCCAGCCGGCGCGGCCTGCTTGGGCAGGTGAACCGGCAGAAGGAGGCGAACACGGTCCTGGTGACCAACGGGCAGCAAATTTACGCGCTGATGCATCTGGCCGACACGCCGTTCTCCCTGGTCGAGAACGGGGCCGACTGGGAGAAGCTGGGCATTCAACTGTCCCATCAGGGCGGCAACCGCGCCCGGGCCGCATCGATGATCTTCCTCGCGCAAGACCCGCGGGTCGTCGTGCTGCCGATTTCGGCGCCCGAGGCGGCGGCGCTGGGCGCGAAGGTCTATCCGCTCGCGGCGGATCCCTTCAAATTTCCCGAAGCGGTGCTCATCGACGGCGGCGGACGCGGCTACGGCGAGGTTGGGTTCAAGCTCGATCCCACCCACGCCGGCTTCGTCCGCGTCGACAATCGCTTCTTCAAGCGCCTCTTTGGCGACTTCGCCCCGAAGCGCGGCGATCTCGTCTTCAGCAAGACGGGCGAGTTCCTGGGCGTCATGGTCAACAACGACTACTGCGCCCTCGTGAAGGACTTCACGCCGTTCCGGACGATCACACCGGGCGACGACATCAAGGCGCAGGCGACCGGCGCCACGCTCGACGCGATCGGCAATCGCGTGCGCGGCCTGCCGCTCAATCTGCAGTGAGCGTGCGCCAGACGCCGCGTCGGCAGACGTTCGCCGATCGCGGCCCATCGCTCAGCGCGGCGCGCGGTACACGGCGCTGCGCAGCAGGCCGTGCTGAAAGGAGCGTGAGGCCTCGACATGCAGCCCGGCTGCGGTGAGTGCGGCTTCGGCGTCGGGCAACTGCCGCACGCGCAACCCGGTTTGCCAGCGAAAGAAGGCGTAGAGCAGTGTGAGCCACGCCGTTGCGCGCCAGCGTCTCCAGCCGCTCGCCGGTAGGTTGAAGTCACCCCAGAGCCACAGACCACCGGGCGCGAGGTGTTGGGCGAGCCGGCTAACGAGCGCCGACATCTCCTCCGGGAGCAGGCAGTCCAGGAAGAAGAACGTGACCACGCCGTCGTAGCCGCTCCGGCGCAGGGCGACCGTGCGCGCGTCCGCGCACGAGAACGTTACCCGGCGCCGGGCCTCGGCCGAGAGGCGTGCCTCCGCGCGGCGCAGCATCGCGGCGCTGAGGTCGACGCAGTCGATCGTCGCGTCCGGCGCGATCTCCAGCAGCCGCGCGAGGCAGCGACCGTCGCCTTCACCGAGCACGAGGATGCGACGCGCCCCCGCCAGCCGGTGGAGTTGGCAGAAACGCACTCGCTCCAGGTCGGCGCCGAAGGCGAGGAACTCGAGGGTGCGGTAGCTGCGGGCCAGCGGGTCGAAATCGGGTTTCATCGGCGGCGGTGCATGCGGAGCGGCCGACCTTACCGCGCGGCGCGCAGGAGCAGCGGCCACAGCGGCGTCAGCAGGGCAACATCCGCCCACACCCGCACTCGTTCCCAACCAAGGCGTGGAGCCGCGCGGTCGAGCAGTGCCAGCAGCAGGCTGCTGAGCGCCACGCAGTCAGCCGGGCCGGGACGCGGTCCCGGTGTGCGCGACGCGATCAGCCAGGCGAGCGCGGCCAGCAACCACGGCAGCGCGCGCAGCGCCGGGCGGCACCGGGGAAACTGGCGCGCCAGCGAGAGTTGCCCGTGCGCGGTGTCGACCGGCACCTCCCACACGCAAATCAGCGCGACGTTGGTGAAACACACGGCGGCCAGGAGCCCGAGCGCGGGACCAATCACGGCCGAATCGATCCCGGGTGCGGCGAGCACGAACACCGCGGCGCCGCCCGTGATCAACAGGGCCACGATGATCTCCTTGGGCACGCGGCCGCGGGCCTCGCGATGCAGGAACTGGTGGGACAGCACGTACAGCAGGACGGGGGCGAGCAGGACGAGGCCGGTCGTGAGTTCGCGCCGGTCCAGCTCGCGCAGCGCGAGGGCGACGTCGGCGACGAGCACCAACACCCACGCCACGACGACGGCTCGGCGATGGTCGGCGTAAAACCGGTGCCGTGGCGTCCGCAGTCGCGCGAGCGGCAGACGCGCCGCCTCGAGCCAGCGGTCGGCCGCGTAGGCGAGCCAGACCGACGCGCCGACCACCAGAGTCTCGGCCCAGCCGATCGCCACGCCGGCCGATGCGCCCAGGAGGGCCTGCCACGCCATCACGACGGCGGGCGCGTCCAGCGAGAGCACCGTGGGCCATTGCCACCAGCGGGGATGCAGGGCGGCGCCGGGCGATCCAGCGGGCGGGCGAGAATCGTGTCGCGGACGCAATGGCGAGCGGTTAGCAGACATCCCTCATGGTGACGAAGCGCCGCAGTAATACCCCCTCTTGGCTCCTCCGCAACTGGACCGCGCTTTGGCGGCTGGCCGCGGCGGCGTTACTGGGCTCCGCCTTCCTGGGTGGCGCCGCCGGCGCCGCGGAGATCTGGCGGACCGATAACCTGCAGCGGGTGGGCGGCGAGCCGGTCAAGGTGGTGGGCGCGCCGGTGGTGGCGGGCGATGGCGGCACGACGGTGCTGGTCTTCGACGGCGTCGACGACGGGATCTTTCTCGACCGCATCCCGATCGCCGGGGCGTCGGCCTTCACGGTGGAGATGCTGTTCCTGCCCGCGGCAGACGGAAAGCCCGAGCAACGCTTCTTCCACATGCAGGATGAGCAAGGTCGTCGTGGCTTGCTGGAGCTGCGGAGCGACGAGCGCGGCTGGTGGCTCGATGCCTATCTGCGACACTCCCTCGACGCGGCGGATCGCGGACTCGTATTGATCGACCCGAAGCAGCCCCATCCGCTCGGCCGCTGGTACTGGGTGGCGATGCGCTACGACGGGAAACGGCTCACCAGTTTCGTGGACGGCGTTAAGCAGCTCGAAGGTGCCTACGTCTTCGGGCCGATCGGGCAGGGCAAGGTCTCGCTCGGCGTGCGCCAGACGCTCGTCTCGTGGTTCAAGGGTTCGATCCGCGAGGTGCGCTTCCACCGCGAAGCGATCCCGGACAGCGCGCTCCAACGCGCCCGCTGAGTCGGGCGCCCTGGGGCGACGGTCCCGCCGCGGGACGCATCAGTTGTCGCCCGGCAAGGGCGCGCGGTTGTTCAACTCGGTGATTTCGTCGAGCTGCTGATCGGGATCGATCTCGACCTGTGCGCCCGCGAGCGCCGCGTTGGTGGGGAGCGGCAGGCTCACCGTCACGGTCCTGGGCTGCAGATCCAGCGGCGCGGGAATCGCGGGGACTGCGGCCGAGGCGAGAACGGCGCCGCGCGCATCGCGCAGCGCGAGGGTCGTGGCGGGCGAGGGGACCGAACCGAGCCCGTGAACCCTCACCTGGAGCGTGCGGTCGCGGATGCTCACGTCCTCCGGATCCAGGCCGAGGTCGGGGCGTTCCCAGTACGGCGTGCCCGGCGTCCGCAGGGCGAGGGTGAGGACCGTGGTGGCGCGCGGGGGCAGCGTGAGCTCGATGGCTTCGCTGCGACCAAAGTGGACGGACCGAGCGGCGACCTCGCCGTCGGCGCGGTCATCGTTGTTGGTGTCGACCCCTTGGGTGATCTCCCACGTGCCGGGGGCGACGTCCCAGCCGGTGAGCGTCGCGCGCACCGCGCTCGTCTCCAAATTGTACGCGACGATCTGCAGGGCGGTCGGGGTGGCGCGCGGGATCAGGATGCCGACGCTCTGCGCGGTAGCGGGAGCGGCGAACGTCCAGCTCACGGCATGGCCGGGGAAGACGCCATTGCGCACGAGCGCCACGCCGCCGAGGCGGGCGCGCTGCAGCTCGACGGTGGGAACGTTCACGCGGTCGATCCAGAGACTGCCCTCCGTGTTGATGTATTCGAGCAGGGTGCACTGTTCCCACTGCTGCGCATAGAGCTCCTCCAGGAGGGTTTTGTCGCCGGTGACCTGCCAGGCGAAATGGCCGCCTTGCGAGATGCGGAAGTTGAGCTGGCCGGTGCGCGAACTGCGGCGGGTGGCGTCGCGCTTGGTCTCGATGGAGGCGGCGCGTTCGCCCTCGCGCCAGCGGCGCTCGAACTCGGCCCGCAGACCGATCTGGTCGAGGAGGTTGGCATTCGTGAACGACAGCGCGGTGACGGGATCGGCGCGGAACGGGGCGAGGTAACGTTCGTCGTGGGTGAAGCGGTAGGCGGCCCAGAACACGTGCGCCGGGAAGTAGCCTCGGCCGGCCTCGGCCGTGCGGTCCGAGGTGAAGTGGATCGACGGCACGCCGATGGTCTTCGCGGCCGGGTCGCGGTGGGCGAGGAGGCCGTCGGCGAGCTCGAGCAGGTACTGGCGCGTATGCGGCTGGCCGTTGTAGTCGACGAGCAGCTGCGGCACCTGCAGCAGCAGGTAGGAGTAGGGCTTCGCGTAGCCCCAAGGGTCCTCGGTCGCGACCTTCGTGCCGCTGAAATACGACGAGCGGATGTGCCGGTGGCCGGCGGCATTGATGCCGGTGATCAACTCGATGCCCCGGGCGGTCTCCATCGCGCGCTCAAGCAGGCGCGGGCTGCCGGGGGCGAGAATGAGAGCCTGGCCGAGCGTGTTGATGCCTTCCTCGTAACAGTGCAGTTCGTCGGTCTGGATCGCGGGGAGCCCGCGGGCGAACATGCCGTTGCGGTACGCGGCGTCGAGGAGCGCGAGCACGGACTGTTTCACCGCTTCGGGCCGGCAGCCCATCAGGGCAACCCCGGGCCAGGTGTTCAGCAGATCGGTGTCGTCGGAGATGCCGCCGCCGAAATCGCCGTAGGTGGACTGGCGGCGATCGATGTACCAATCGACGAACGCCTGCACGCGTTCGAGGAGCTTCACCTGGCGAAACGCCCAGAGCGGCACGCCTGGCGGCGGGGTCGGCAGGGTGAATTTTGGGCGTGGGGCGCCGGGCAGCGCGACGGCGGCATACTGCCGGCCGAGCGCATGGTGGGGGTCGACGCGGAGCAAGTCCTCGAGGTCGCCCTTGAAGCGGTTCCACAGGTCGAGGCGCGGATCGTGCGGGTGCTCCTCGACCAGCATGGCGTAGGCGTCGCGCATCTGGGTGAAGCGATCCGCCACGTGCTCGGCCTGACCCTCCGCGCGGGGCTTGAAGACCAGCCGCACGGCCGGGCCAGGTGGAAAACGCGCCGGGAAGGCCGGGCTGGCGCAGGCGATCGTGATCCAGAGCGGCCGCCCCCGGGGCAGGAGCCGGTCGCGCAGGTCGAGCCAGAGCGTGCGTGGACTGTCGGGCCTCACGCTGAACGAGAAGTCGAGCATCACGCGTGCGGGCCAGAGCGGGTCATGCACCTGCACGTTGAGCGGGATGAGAGTGCCGTGCGTCGGTGCGCCGGGGATCGCGGGGATATCGAGGGCGATGCCGTCGAGGGCCTGGTCAAGGTCGTCCCAGGTATCCGGGATCACGATATGCTTGATGGGCAGCCGGGGGCTGGCCGGGACCGACCACGGGGCGGGCTTATCACCGCGCCGGTACGGCATGGCGGTGAGCATCTCGGCCTCATCCGCCGGGTGCCGGCCGATGATGTACGAGACGAGCGGCGGCAGGTCGGCACCGCCGGGCACTCCGGGTTGCGGTCCGACCCAGTAGGCGAGCGTGGTGCGTCCCCGGGGCTCGGCGCCGGCGGCGACGTAGTACGCGCCCAGCTCGCCGATCGGCTGCTCCGCCTCGAAGCTGGTGAACCGGATCAGTCCGTGTCGCAGCGGGGTCGCAAGGTGATGGACGGTGCGTTCCTGGCCCGCTGGCCGCTCAAAGAGCTGAGCCGCCGTGGTCGCGTTGCGGGCTCGGCGCAGGTCGGCGCCGGGCGCCAGCAGGTCCATGCGCCCCGGGGCGGCACCGGAGATCTCGACGTGGTTGCACGGTTCATCGGGCAGGGCAAAGGAGATGACCCGGCCGGACTCGACATAGCAGTCCCAGTCCGGGAGCTGAAAATAGTCGTTGCGGCCAGGCAGGCGGGAGCGGTTGTACACACCGGGCCACGTGGTCTCGCGAATGCCGTCGTTGGCTTTCCACCACCAGCGCCGCAGGTCGTAGGCGTTGTGGATCTCGACCTTGCGCACGGTGATGACGTGGCCGGGTGGCAACTCGGGCGGCGGCTCCCGGTTCCACCCGTAGCGGAAATACCATTCCGCGCGCACCGCCTCGTGGTTCCAGCCGTATCGGGCGGTCCAGGCGTCGTGCGGCGGCGCGGTCAGCGCCAGGGTGCGGCCGTAGGGATCGTCGCCGGGACCGGGTCGCGCGGGGACGTGCAGGCGCGCCGGCGATCGGCGCGCGCCGCGGCTCAACCCGGCGATGTCCTCGGCGTCGAGCATGTGGTCGTAGATGCGCAGTTCATCCAGGTCGCCGCCGCGCACGAAGTTGTAGTCGCTCTGGACCTGATACGGGCTGATCACGCGCGAGTGCGGCCCGAACTGATCGAGGCCGGCATCGTAGCGCGCGCGGCGGTCGAGGCTCCCGGCGAGTTTGCCGTTCACGTAAAGGCGCAGGCCGACGTTTTCGTCCCAGGCCACGGCCAGGTGCGTCCACACGTGCGGCGCGGGGAACGGGGAGAGCGGCACCGAAACGCGCGTGCGGCTCAGGCTCGCGTCGGTGACGAATGCATCGAAGCCGCCGCCGTTGTAGTCGACGCGCAGGAACACCATGTCCCAGCTCGAGTGGTCGGAGTAGCCGACGCGGAAGATGGGGAAGGCGGTCGGCCCGACGGGGTAGCGCGAACGCCAGTAGAAGGAGAGCGTGCCGCGCTGGGCAAAGATGTTGCCCGGGGCGCGCCAGGCGAGGAGCTGCTCGTTGCCACATTGCAGCGCGCCGTTCTGCGCGCCGTCGGGGATGGTCGTGACGTCCGCGACGTACGTCGGGTCGGGCCGGCCGGCCGCGGAGTAATCGGCCTTCGGCCCCTGGTCACCGGAAACGTGGAAGAGCAGGTCGGCCTCGGCGACCGGAGCGGCGGCGGCGACCGTCGCGCAGGCGGCCGCGAGCAGGAAGGTGGGGAAGGGGTTCATGGGGCGGAGGGGCGGACGGCGGCGGACGCGAAGCCGGCACGTCCGCCGGGAAAAGCGGGCGGCTACGGCAGCTTGCCGGTGACGCGTTGGAGCGTGGGCGAACGGGCGATGACGAGGTTGTTCGCCAGGATCGTGAGGCCGGCGCCGCGGCCGAAGCGCTGGCCGGTGCGATCCCAGACGATCGTCAGGATGCGGCCGTGATAGCCGACGCCGTCGAGGCAGAACCAGTCCCAGGTGTCGGCCGGCAGCGTGGGCGCGACCTCCACCGTATCATCGGCGCGGGGACGCAGGCCGACGAGGCCGTTGATGAGGAGGTCGGCGTAGGTGGAGTGGTGGTAGTAGCGGCTGCGCTCGGGGCGCTTCACCTTGATCCACGCGCCGGTCTTTTCGTCCTGGTACTCGCCGATGTACGGCTTGCCCTCGGCGTCGCGGTGGGCGCGCGTATAAGTGAAGAACGCGTCGGCCCAGTCGCGGGCGGTGAACGGGGCGTCGGGATAGTCGCGCAGGACGTTGAGTGCGGCGGTGAGCGTCTGGGCGGAGGCGTAGGGCCAGATCGCGCCGTCCCATTCGCAGGTGCCGGTGCCGTGGGAGCGAAACCGCGGGTGACGCCGCTCGGCGGTGGTGAGGCCGAAGGGAGCGTGGAAGCCCTGGTCATCGGTGAACTGGCGCCAGGCGGCTTCGAAGCCGCGGCCGGGCTCGGGCAGGTTGAAATACCACGGGATGAAGCCGATCGCTTCGCGCACGTCGGCGAGCGTGGTGTAGTACGGGCCGGGCGGAGGCGGCGGCGCGGCGGGCGCCGGGGTGCCCTTGGCGGCGGCGGCCTTGGCGGCGCGGGCGTGGGTGGAAGCCGCCTGCTCCGCGGCCGCGGCGTGCTCCGGCAGGACCTCGAGGCGGACCTTGAAGAACTTCGCCTCCGGATCCCACAGCGAGGTCTGCACCAGCTCGCGGAGCCGGGTCGCCTTGGCGTCGTAGGCGCGGGCCACGTCGGCGCGGCCGGCGAGCCGGGCGATGGCGGCGATCGCGCGCGCGTTGCCGTACATGTAGCTGTTGAGCGGCGGGCGGACGTGCTTCAGCCAACGCGAGCCGCTGATGGACTCCTCCATCGCGTCGCGCACGTCGTACTGCCAGAAGAGGCCGCTCGGCAGGGCCTTCTCCTTTTCCCAGAGCTCGAAGTCGCGGATCAGGTCGTCGAGCGAGCCCGTGAGGTAGGCCGTGTCGCCATTAACCAGATACCGTTCGTAGAGGGCGTAGGCCAGCCACTCGCTGTAGTTGTGCAGCCGCGGGTGGATGGCGCCGTCGGGGCCGCCGCGCAGCCAGTAGCGGGCGTAGTCGTCGATGAACTGCGGATCGCGCAGCCACCGGCCCTCGCGCACGTGGTGGCCGACGGCGCTGCTGATCGGGTCGTTGCGCTGGAGAAACTCGGTGAACGCGAAGCCTGACGGCGTGCGGATGAGGTGCTTCCGCATCGACCACCAGCGGAAGTAGTAAATCTCCTCCACGCTCTGGTCGGGGCACGAGAACAGTGGAATGTTGGCGGCGAGCCAGTCCCATGCCTGCGCATCGGGGACGGCGTTTACGACCGTC
The Opitutus sp. ER46 DNA segment above includes these coding regions:
- a CDS encoding class I SAM-dependent methyltransferase, with translation MKPDFDPLARSYRTLEFLAFGADLERVRFCQLHRLAGARRILVLGEGDGRCLARLLEIAPDATIDCVDLSAAMLRRAEARLSAEARRRVTFSCADARTVALRRSGYDGVVTFFFLDCLLPEEMSALVSRLAQHLAPGGLWLWGDFNLPASGWRRWRATAWLTLLYAFFRWQTGLRVRQLPDAEAALTAAGLHVEASRSFQHGLLRSAVYRAPR
- a CDS encoding LamG-like jellyroll fold domain-containing protein, producing the protein MNPFPTFLLAAACATVAAAAPVAEADLLFHVSGDQGPKADYSAAGRPDPTYVADVTTIPDGAQNGALQCGNEQLLAWRAPGNIFAQRGTLSFYWRSRYPVGPTAFPIFRVGYSDHSSWDMVFLRVDYNGGGFDAFVTDASLSRTRVSVPLSPFPAPHVWTHLAVAWDENVGLRLYVNGKLAGSLDRRARYDAGLDQFGPHSRVISPYQVQSDYNFVRGGDLDELRIYDHMLDAEDIAGLSRGARRSPARLHVPARPGPGDDPYGRTLALTAPPHDAWTARYGWNHEAVRAEWYFRYGWNREPPPELPPGHVITVRKVEIHNAYDLRRWWWKANDGIRETTWPGVYNRSRLPGRNDYFQLPDWDCYVESGRVISFALPDEPCNHVEISGAAPGRMDLLAPGADLRRARNATTAAQLFERPAGQERTVHHLATPLRHGLIRFTSFEAEQPIGELGAYYVAAGAEPRGRTTLAYWVGPQPGVPGGADLPPLVSYIIGRHPADEAEMLTAMPYRRGDKPAPWSVPASPRLPIKHIVIPDTWDDLDQALDGIALDIPAIPGAPTHGTLIPLNVQVHDPLWPARVMLDFSFSVRPDSPRTLWLDLRDRLLPRGRPLWITIACASPAFPARFPPGPAVRLVFKPRAEGQAEHVADRFTQMRDAYAMLVEEHPHDPRLDLWNRFKGDLEDLLRVDPHHALGRQYAAVALPGAPRPKFTLPTPPPGVPLWAFRQVKLLERVQAFVDWYIDRRQSTYGDFGGGISDDTDLLNTWPGVALMGCRPEAVKQSVLALLDAAYRNGMFARGLPAIQTDELHCYEEGINTLGQALILAPGSPRLLERAMETARGIELITGINAAGHRHIRSSYFSGTKVATEDPWGYAKPYSYLLLQVPQLLVDYNGQPHTRQYLLELADGLLAHRDPAAKTIGVPSIHFTSDRTAEAGRGYFPAHVFWAAYRFTHDERYLAPFRADPVTALSFTNANLLDQIGLRAEFERRWREGERAASIETKRDATRRSSRTGQLNFRISQGGHFAWQVTGDKTLLEELYAQQWEQCTLLEYINTEGSLWIDRVNVPTVELQRARLGGVALVRNGVFPGHAVSWTFAAPATAQSVGILIPRATPTALQIVAYNLETSAVRATLTGWDVAPGTWEITQGVDTNNDDRADGEVAARSVHFGRSEAIELTLPPRATTVLTLALRTPGTPYWERPDLGLDPEDVSIRDRTLQVRVHGLGSVPSPATTLALRDARGAVLASAAVPAIPAPLDLQPRTVTVSLPLPTNAALAGAQVEIDPDQQLDEITELNNRAPLPGDN
- a CDS encoding LamG-like jellyroll fold domain-containing protein, producing MVTKRRSNTPSWLLRNWTALWRLAAAALLGSAFLGGAAGAAEIWRTDNLQRVGGEPVKVVGAPVVAGDGGTTVLVFDGVDDGIFLDRIPIAGASAFTVEMLFLPAADGKPEQRFFHMQDEQGRRGLLELRSDERGWWLDAYLRHSLDAADRGLVLIDPKQPHPLGRWYWVAMRYDGKRLTSFVDGVKQLEGAYVFGPIGQGKVSLGVRQTLVSWFKGSIREVRFHREAIPDSALQRAR
- a CDS encoding glycosyl hydrolase family 65 protein: MRPLRFALPFLALCSSLLAAAPTLAPDPAAPARSPFQVLRPADFAPHIQRLNAMTAETVVNAVPDAQAWDWLAANIPLFSCPDQSVEEIYYFRWWSMRKHLIRTPSGFAFTEFLQRNDPISSAVGHHVREGRWLRDPQFIDDYARYWLRGGPDGAIHPRLHNYSEWLAYALYERYLVNGDTAYLTGSLDDLIRDFELWEKEKALPSGLFWQYDVRDAMEESISGSRWLKHVRPPLNSYMYGNARAIAAIARLAGRADVARAYDAKATRLRELVQTSLWDPEAKFFKVRLEVLPEHAAAAEQAASTHARAAKAAAAKGTPAPAAPPPPPGPYYTTLADVREAIGFIPWYFNLPEPGRGFEAAWRQFTDDQGFHAPFGLTTAERRHPRFRSHGTGTCEWDGAIWPYASAQTLTAALNVLRDYPDAPFTARDWADAFFTYTRAHRDAEGKPYIGEYQDEKTGAWIKVKRPERSRYYHHSTYADLLINGLVGLRPRADDTVEVAPTLPADTWDWFCLDGVGYHGRILTIVWDRTGQRFGRGAGLTILANNLVIARSPTLQRVTGKLP